The window TACAAAAACTTAAGCAATTTTTGCCAGACAGATCCTATTCGATACCGTATCATTTCAATGGTCTCAGGAACTCCTTTATACCTGGTAATTGCTCTTTAACTTTATCTTTTGGCATTAACCTTGCGAAATTAATGACTCTTAAAGTAACGTGACAGAAAAACAGAGGAGATTTTCCCGGATTTCTTAATTACCTTTAACGAGACGATTTGCAAGATCTGTGGGAAGCTTTGCTTTCAATATCTTAGCCTTCGTCGCTTCGGTATTATACGCTGAGCGTTTGAGGCAGATCTTTTTAAGGACAGTGTCATAAATCATATATGACGCCTTTCCATTCTTTAGAAAATTGATGATGGTGCACCACTCGTTCGGATTTGCACCATAACCAACGATATCTCCAGGGATCAAAAAGGTATCAATCTTCTCATTAGTGTTGAGTATGTCTAAAAAAACGGCTGCCAGGGCCTCCAAATTACTATGTATGTCTGAAAAAATAGCAAATTTCATTTTTAACCCTTATAAAAGATTTTGCAATGATTGTTTCAACTGTTTTGCCGTGGCTATCCTGTTTGAGGGATCTTCCTCCAGTGAAGCCATTATTACGTCCTCTAGTTTCTGTGGAATCAAGCGGTTTATATCTCTTGGTGGTATTTTTGAATCCTTCCATTTCTGTTTTGTCAAGGTTTCATACATGACTGCACCGGTAGAATAGATATCTGTCTTATCATCAAGGGACAAAAAGAATGAAATTGCTTCCAGGGGAATATTTTCTGGCTGATTTCTGAGATTATGCAGCAGGTCAATCTGCTCAGGGGAGGCATAATCCATGCTTATACCCTTTATTATGTCAGCTTTTCTTATGGCGAGTTCAAAATCAATCAAATATGTTGTATTCGTATCCGGATCAATCATGATGTGACCAGGTTTAATATCGCAGTGAATAAGGTTTTTTGAGTGGAGATAATCCAGCGGATCACAGACGCTTATGTAACATTCTATGATATTTTTTATTTGACTGGAAAAATCTTCAGCCATTTTCTCTTGAAAATAACCAACGAGGTCGATGTCACTCGTATGATCAAGAACGATAAAATACTGGGTAAGGACTACCTCTTTATCCTTATACATGGTGCCTTGCCCATAATCGTAAACCTTGGGTATCTGTTTCTGGTCCAACTGATGCAAAATACGGAATTCACCATCAAATGACATGTGCGGACAATATTTTATACCTAGACTCGTCTCGTTTTCCAGTACGGCATAATTTGACTTATGCAGATTTGCAATCGTCTTAAATGATTTAAAGGTGTAGTCCTTGATCCTGTACATCGCGGGCCCTTATTGATAGTTCGTTATGTTTTTTTCACTTGCGGCATTAGTATCTATATGGTATTAAGTTACAGTTTATTATGGGAGGATTATACCGTTAGCTTTCTTAACTGCATCGGTAAAGATAAAAAAAATAATGAAGGAAACATGATAACCTATTATAAAATAATGTGTTACCAGATTTTCACTTGAATGTAACTATCTTTTTTAACAAAACATTCTTTACAAAGGAGGTGTATAGTGCGCTAAATTGTGGTGGCATCGTACCAAAATTCCAATTTAATGTAAAATGATTTTTGGTATTGCAGAAGAATTATATTTATTTTATTAATTGAAATCTGTTTAAGCGTTTTTAACCTTTGTAACATCGTGTTTGAGAAGACCAATAACATGTCTGTTTCAAGGTTAATATAAAATGGAGGAGGGGAATAGTGAGGTATTTTCTTTTAAAAAATAATAAGTATAAGGGTGCAATGAAATGGATTAATCTGGCTTATTTTATCGTGTGTGTTTCGTGTCTTGTGTATTTTGGCTCAAAGGTTGTATGCGCTGGTGATCCAAGCGGCGAAAATACCTTTTCTGATAGTATTGAAGGACTTAAAGTCTCCATTAACATGACATGGACTCTCGTTGCTGCATTCCTGGTGTTTTCCATGCAGGCAGGTTTTGCATTCCTGGGCGGTTTCTTACAGTCTAAAAACATGTTAGGCTATATGGCACACTGTTTCGTCGATGGAACTATCGGCGCGCTCGTTTTCTGGATGTTTGGTTTTGCATTGATGTTTGGCGGATCAGGACTCCACTCGGGTCTTGAAAGTGGAAACTCGATTATAGGATACAGCGGGTTCTTTCTTGCTGGTGAGGCTTATGACGTTCAGTCTATCATGTTCTGGCTATTCCAGATGGTATTCTGCACAAAGGCAGTCACCATTATTGCCGGAGCTGTGGCTGAACGTATGAAATTCGCCCCGTATTTAATCTACAGCTTTGTTGTATGCGGATTTATCTATCCTGTTTACGGGCACTGGGTATGGGGTGGTGGCTGGCTAGGAAATCTCCCCATTGGCTCAGGCGTCATGGACTTTGCAGGATCAGCAGTAGTGCACACTATTGGTGGTATGCTTGCCCTGGTCGGGGCGTTTTTCCTGGGACCACGATCTAAGAAATTCAACCCGGACGGGTCATCAAACGCCATCCCCGGTCACGACCTTACCCTGGTAGTTGTTGGTACACTGCTTCTGGCATTTGGCTGGTTCGGTTTCAATGCGGGCAGCACATGTGCGGCAACTGACTTAAGGATCTCCGTCGTAGCCGTAAATACCTTTATCGCCGCAGCTGCCGGAGCCACTATCGTAATCTTTATCTCATATGCTTACTTTGGTTTCAGCGATATCGGTCTTGCATGTAACGGTGCACTTGGCGGGTTGGTAGCAATAACCGGTCCTTGCGCCTTTGTCGCCCCCTGGGCTGCTGTAGTGATTGGTTTGCTTGCCGGACTGGTAATGTGGGGAACCGTTATCTTTGTTGAATCAAAGCTCAAAATAGACGATCCCCTTGGTGCAGTCGCCGTGCACGGTGCAAACGGCATATGGGGCATGCTTGCGCTTGGAATATTTGCTGATGGTACATACGGAGGCGTAAACGGCCTCATAACCGGTTCCGGTGCGCAGCTTCTTGCCCAGGCAATCGGTGTTGCTGTTGCAATGGGATGGGCACTCGGTATCGGTAGTATCTTATTTTTTGTACTAAAAGTAACGATGGGATTACGTGTTTCCGAATTGATTGAACACGAAGGCGTGGACATCCACCTTCATGGATCACCTTGTTACCCTGCCCAGGAAGAGATCACTTCTCAGGTAGGCCCTGTAATTGAGCAGGAGATAGAGACCAGAGAAACTGCATTACTGGAAGAATCTCTGGCCAAGGATGCGAGCAGGGAAAAAATCTACTCTGAAAAACTCGGAAGATGGATTTACGCCAAACTGAAGCAAGAGTAGGATCAGAAACATTTGCCGTAAATCAATTGAAAAAGTACCTGTATGGTAGTATAATGATTTAAATTTTATATCCAAAGAAGGAGAGTAAAACGTGAAAAAAATAGAGGCTATAATCCGTCCCGAAAAATTTGATATAATTAAAGATGCTCTGACAGAGCAGGGATACGCGGGTATGTCTGTTACCGAGTTAAAGGGGCACGGCAACCAAAAGGGTGTCAGTGAAGTCTGGCGAGGAAAGAGGTACCGAGTAGACCTCCTGCCAAAGATAAAGCTGGAAATTGTAGTGAAAGATGAGGATGAGGAAAAAGTAATCAACACGATTATTGCCGAGTCGCAGACAGGCAGCATTGGAGATGGAAAGATATTTGTACATGATCTTTCCAATGTCTACAGGATTCGAACCGCAGAGCAGGGCGACGTTGCAATCTGATGAACGGTACCTGATTTTAAATGTATACTCATCTCATACTGGATTTCGGATACAATCCGGGATACAATTGAGCGAGTAAAGTCCTCGACGCTTTTTGCCCGGGGATACCTTCACCAATATTTGATTTCCGGTAAAACCGAAAACCAAATCGGTTTTAGTTATTACTGCTTACTATCCTCCTTCCGCTTTGCGGGCAGGCGGATAGTAAGCAAAAAACAGGATCCACCGGTTATTCCTGTTCCGCTCCTGCAGGAAGAGAAAACTAGCTGACAACCAGCCTATCTGCACTCTGTACCCTAAACTTAAAAAGTGCCATGAGTCTATGAATCTAACCTGTAGAGGGTGCCCAGTGAGACAGAAGGTGATATAGAACCTTAAATGGCTGCAACTATCTCGAAGCACAAAGATAAAATAAATAGCACCTCTCCTCTTCCCACTTTACCATCAAACCTCTTTGGAAAACGAAATCATCAGCTCATACTAAGGTCGCTACTTGAAAAGAGAGAAATGTAAATTTACCTTTAAGCAAGCAACGAAGATAACAAAATAGTCTTATTCAGAAATAAATAATGTAAGTTGTTATAAATAATCGACTTAACTCTCTATGGATGGAACAGGCATGATACAGTAAACCAATCTGTTATCTGGCAGTAACCAGCCTACACAAAATGGTCTGATGGCATAACAGCCATTACTACATACAGTTAGCTGTCACAATAGAACAGGCTGGCCCCGCGAAAGTAAGCTATCTGTTGCCGGCTTATTTCTGCCAGTTGTCATTGTCTTACATGGATAGACAGTCAGCAAAAGGCAAAAAAAAACCCCGCCTCGAAATCCGGCGGGGTTTTTCGTGAGAATTTTTTATTCACATCTATGCAACAGCACCGTGTGAATTAGCGCCTCCAGCAGGTTCCTGAATTGGATAACATGCTGTGCCATGAATGTTGATGTCCAACCCCTCTTTTTCAACATCCTCAGACACCCTCATCTTTGAATTGCCTTTACTTCCACGCAGCATACTGAAAATTACAAAACTTAAACCGCCTGCCCAGGCAAATGCTACACCACAGGCAATTAATTGTGAGACTAACTGACCATAGTGACCGGTTATTACACCCTGAACACCACCATATGAACCATCGGCAAAAATACCCAATGCAATCAGACCCCAAAAACCATTAGCACCATGCACCGAGCATGCACCCAGCGGATCATCAACTCTGAATTTATTTGCAATAATCCAGACTGAAATCAGATAGAGAATAGAACCGATAAACCCTATCAGAACTGCTCCCCACGGTGCAACATAGGCACAAGGTGCGGAAATAGCAACCAGGCCGGCCAGGCACCCGTTACACGCTTCACCAACATCGGTGTGCCCTGAAATCAGGTAAGTAAGAAACAGTACCGTAACAGCCCCTACTGAACCCGCAAGCAATGTGTTTGCAGCAATTACGGACGCTCTGAGGTCACCAGATGCCAAAGTGCTTCCTGCATCATACCCTAACCATCCAAACATCAGGAGTATCGTACCGATAATCATGTAGCCAACATTATGACCTTCTATGGTATTCGAAGAACCATCATCGTTGTACTTCCCTTTTCTTGCTCCCAGGAAAGCGGCACCCACAAAACCGATTGTACCACCGATTGCATGTACTACACCTGAACCTGCAAAATCTCGAACACCCACACCATACGGAAGATTCCATAGCCAGCCTTCTCCCCATACCCAATGCCCATAGATGGGATAGATAAAAATATACACGAAGAAAAGAAGCAGCACATAGGAACAAAGTTTCATTCTCTCGGCAACAGCCCCGGCAATAATGCTGCCTATGAAGGTTGCAACAACGGCCATGAACAGAAACAACAGTATTGTTCTGACGTCATATGCATCTCCCAGTAACATGAAACCGCTGGTCCCCAGATATTCATTTCCTTTCCCGATATGCGCTCCTAAGAATTCAAATCCTCCAAACATGAGCCCGAACCCTACAAACCAGTATATGAGTACACCAAGGGTGGTGGCAATGAAACAATGGGTCATATAATTTAATGTATTCTTTGCGGGAATTAACCCGCCTAACAATACAAAACCCACCTGCATGAATAAAATAGTAAATCCGGTCAGCAGGATCCAAGAAAAACTGTTAGATAAATTAATCCCTCTGAGATCTAACGCAAAAGTTTTATCTCCGGTCGGATCTCCCGCTTCAGAAATACCAAACAACAGAAAAACAGTAATGCTGGCAACAAATAAATACAACCACAAATTTTTCATTTTAAACACCATACGCTATTACTCCTCCTTTCTCCTATTATAAAAACAAACAACCAAAAACATAATAGACAACAATACCCTCAGACATCTTCTCTCGCAGCTTAAGCATCCCGGTTAAGCCAGCGGTACCTGTCAAAAGAGCCTGACTGTTTAATTGTCTCTTTTGACTTTTACTCACACCAGCAACGCTGATACCAAAAACCCATCAAGTGAGAATAAAATTTATGTGCATCCAAGCAGCCACAGTGTATGCCGGAAACAAACGGCAAAATGCTGAAAGGGTAAAAAATCATAACATGCAAGGTAAAGGACCCTTACACAAAGAAAGCGTTTACCTATTCAATACAAAACAAGAAAACAGGCTGATACGTTTGTTACCATAACAGGGGAATCTTACAATTCTCATTTCACACAAACAGTGGCTTGTTTCAGCCAGTAAGGATTTCAGCAAATTATACTCATCACATAATGGTTTCCGGATAAAATCCGAGATAAAATTGAGCGAGTATAAGTCCTCGGCACTTTTTGTCCGGGGATACCTGTAACCAAGATCTGGTTGCCGGTAAAACCGAGAACCAGATCGGTTTTAGTATATCATTCGGTCAAAAAATGAAACTCATCCTTGCTTTTAAATTTTTTTGTTTCATAATAGGGAGCTTTACCTGTATTACTATCATCAAGAAAAAACAAGGAGTTTCACGGCTTCATATCGAATAAAGCCTGGGAAGAGAAACGAGCACATGACTTTTAGTACTTTAGGAAAAATACATAGTGATATAGACAAAGTCAAGCTAATTCTCCGAAAAAAAGACAAAACTTTCTTCAATAAGTACTGTCATCTATTTGAGCAATTAAAACAATCACGGCAAAGATTTATCGATACCATAAATCTCACTATGGAAGACGGCAGGACAAAACCCATAAAACTCTTTCTGGTTCAACACAACCTTGCCTTCGGGCCAGGCCATGGTGTCCTGCAATTTATCAAAGAAATACACCTCCCAAAGGGTGTGCTGAGGTCTCCATCCCACAATACCATGGACATGGTTGAGAAATGGATTCTTGAAGAGGTGGAAGCTGCGGCTACCAGTACAAGCCTGCGCCACGTGCTCCATAATATAAAGCTTGGCGGAGCATGCTGCGCTGTTGCCCTGCTGGAACTTAAAAGGATTGATGATCATATTGAAATCGTTCCTATTAATCTGACAGATATTGAGGAAGCACGGCTCTCCAGAGAAATCGGGCACCGTCTTGTGAAATATCATATTATGGGAACTGAGAGTTTATGGCTTGAGCCTGATAACCTTACAACAAACGAACAAATCATACAATGGGTAGAGGATGAAGCCTTAAAAACTCTCTCATTAAGACAACTCTTTACACCAAGAGACAAAAAACTGTTTGAAACACTGAACAGGATTCACCACCATGCAGGAACGATAAACAGAAATTCAGTTGATCCTGATAAAACAAAAAGAATACTAGAAACACCTTATCACGATGAAGCCCAGGACTGGTTAAAGGAATGGAAATCAACAAGACGGGGAGAAACTGCAACAGAAGAGCTGCTCTCGAGGACTTCAAATGCTGGCAAACACTACAGGCGTCAAATACTGAGAATTTCCCTGAAGTACCGGATCCTCCCCTCTTTGGCAAAAAAAATCCTGCCTGTCCAGCGTCTTCTTACCGTAATGCACCTCCCCATTAAAGACTATAAACCCAACGGTCAGATAGCCATCCTTGACACGGGAATTGCCCCCGCCATTGTCGAACAGCATATAACAAAACTACCGAACCTCCATGATGAAGATATTGTAGTCATAAGCGTATTAGCAAAGCGTCTTGGGGGAAGTTCTCCAGAGATGATCGTTCAGCTTTGCCGGATATACATTGAAGCCGCTTATAATCTGGGAGCAAAAGTCGTACTCCTTTGCAACACAATGGATGCTAATGCACGGGAAACTCTGGCGAAAGAGTTCAACATACCAATTCTTGGCCCCATAAGACCTGCAATACAGGCAGTAAAAAAATATCTGGAACCGAAGAATTCCGGGAGACATACTATTGGAGTTATTGCTACCAGGGCAACGATTGCCGCTGGCGCATATGAACGTGAAACCGGTAAATCCATGCCTGCCGCGAGAATACTTAATGTCATAGCACCGTTGTTAGCAACCCTGATTGATATGATTGCAACCGGCGTAAGCGGGTCAGAGATCACCCACCAGAGAAATGTGGCAATACTCGAAGCAAATCTTCTTCCGCTTACAAAAAAAAACATCGATATTCTCGTCCTGGGATGTACCCATTACAGTGTATTCGAGCAGGCTATACACGATTTCTGGATTCGCTCTACCGGAAAAGATATTGTTATTGTAAACTCTTCCAGAGAACTTCCAAAATTTACTGCAGCCTATTTGAAAGAAAACCGTATATTATCAACCAGGAGTAATGCCCATAAAGGCACCCTGTCGCACATAGCCAGCCAGGAATATGCTGCTGAATTTAAACGGGGAGTCATGAATATCACCGGTCGCAATGTCAAGGTAATCCCGATGGACATTGGTAAAGTCGTCGGAAGATTGAGCGAGAAAGAGAGATTCTTTCAGGAAACGGTATACAAGGAGAGCAGGGAAGATGTTAATCTCCGGGCTTTCATTATCAACTCGAATCTTTCCGCTGAAGCCAAAGTGGCCATTGCAGACACATTATATGGGGCAGGGAATTTGAATAAAAACCACTCTCATCGCGAAATACTGACAATTGAGCTAACTGACGAGCTCATGAGAGAACTGGTATTGCTCGCCATCCGGGATACCGGCATGCTGAGGATTCTATCTTCCGCCGTACATTCTGATCTTGAAGTAGTAGAAGCGGAAAACAGGAAAGGTGAACACAACATCTTTGTAAGAAATACTACCCAAAACTTCTTTATTATTGGAGAAAATAATCACTTTACTCGAGTCTTACTGCCATCAGAAAAAAACTTTTTTTCCGGTTTGCTGTATTTTAAAACGGCAGCAGGTAAATTCATACATGTGGACCAACTGGACCTGTCGTTTTTCCCAAATACTCTCTTTCAGCCCCGTCATCACAGAGAATTAAATGAATTTAATGAAGCGCTCAAAGAAATCAAAAAAATCAAGCAGGAGATGGAATGGAATAAGGAGTACCCCAGGCACTCAAAAGATTCTGCCTTGAAAGTTAAGAACTATCTCGATAGGATCGGCTTTCAAGGTGTTTCGTTGGAAACAAAAAAAACTGAGGATATTATTCATACGTATGTTATTCTTATCCTTATGGATACCGAAGTTATTGTCGACATTTCCGCAAGCCAGTATGAAGTATGGAAAGGTGCT is drawn from Candidatus Scalindua sp. and contains these coding sequences:
- the amt gene encoding ammonium transporter, whose protein sequence is MVFKMKNLWLYLFVASITVFLLFGISEAGDPTGDKTFALDLRGINLSNSFSWILLTGFTILFMQVGFVLLGGLIPAKNTLNYMTHCFIATTLGVLIYWFVGFGLMFGGFEFLGAHIGKGNEYLGTSGFMLLGDAYDVRTILLFLFMAVVATFIGSIIAGAVAERMKLCSYVLLLFFVYIFIYPIYGHWVWGEGWLWNLPYGVGVRDFAGSGVVHAIGGTIGFVGAAFLGARKGKYNDDGSSNTIEGHNVGYMIIGTILLMFGWLGYDAGSTLASGDLRASVIAANTLLAGSVGAVTVLFLTYLISGHTDVGEACNGCLAGLVAISAPCAYVAPWGAVLIGFIGSILYLISVWIIANKFRVDDPLGACSVHGANGFWGLIALGIFADGSYGGVQGVITGHYGQLVSQLIACGVAFAWAGGLSFVIFSMLRGSKGNSKMRVSEDVEKEGLDINIHGTACYPIQEPAGGANSHGAVA
- a CDS encoding aspartate/glutamate racemase family protein, whose amino-acid sequence is MTFSTLGKIHSDIDKVKLILRKKDKTFFNKYCHLFEQLKQSRQRFIDTINLTMEDGRTKPIKLFLVQHNLAFGPGHGVLQFIKEIHLPKGVLRSPSHNTMDMVEKWILEEVEAAATSTSLRHVLHNIKLGGACCAVALLELKRIDDHIEIVPINLTDIEEARLSREIGHRLVKYHIMGTESLWLEPDNLTTNEQIIQWVEDEALKTLSLRQLFTPRDKKLFETLNRIHHHAGTINRNSVDPDKTKRILETPYHDEAQDWLKEWKSTRRGETATEELLSRTSNAGKHYRRQILRISLKYRILPSLAKKILPVQRLLTVMHLPIKDYKPNGQIAILDTGIAPAIVEQHITKLPNLHDEDIVVISVLAKRLGGSSPEMIVQLCRIYIEAAYNLGAKVVLLCNTMDANARETLAKEFNIPILGPIRPAIQAVKKYLEPKNSGRHTIGVIATRATIAAGAYERETGKSMPAARILNVIAPLLATLIDMIATGVSGSEITHQRNVAILEANLLPLTKKNIDILVLGCTHYSVFEQAIHDFWIRSTGKDIVIVNSSRELPKFTAAYLKENRILSTRSNAHKGTLSHIASQEYAAEFKRGVMNITGRNVKVIPMDIGKVVGRLSEKERFFQETVYKESREDVNLRAFIINSNLSAEAKVAIADTLYGAGNLNKNHSHREILTIELTDELMRELVLLAIRDTGMLRILSSAVHSDLEVVEAENRKGEHNIFVRNTTQNFFIIGENNHFTRVLLPSEKNFFSGLLYFKTAAGKFIHVDQLDLSFFPNTLFQPRHHRELNEFNEALKEIKKIKQEMEWNKEYPRHSKDSALKVKNYLDRIGFQGVSLETKKTEDIIHTYVILILMDTEVIVDISASQYEVWKGAGAVSCMRDLGVVVIPRSEVENMQKSDPESLFFYHGKHP
- a CDS encoding P-II family nitrogen regulator codes for the protein MKKIEAIIRPEKFDIIKDALTEQGYAGMSVTELKGHGNQKGVSEVWRGKRYRVDLLPKIKLEIVVKDEDEEKVINTIIAESQTGSIGDGKIFVHDLSNVYRIRTAEQGDVAI
- a CDS encoding ammonium transporter, with the translated sequence MKWINLAYFIVCVSCLVYFGSKVVCAGDPSGENTFSDSIEGLKVSINMTWTLVAAFLVFSMQAGFAFLGGFLQSKNMLGYMAHCFVDGTIGALVFWMFGFALMFGGSGLHSGLESGNSIIGYSGFFLAGEAYDVQSIMFWLFQMVFCTKAVTIIAGAVAERMKFAPYLIYSFVVCGFIYPVYGHWVWGGGWLGNLPIGSGVMDFAGSAVVHTIGGMLALVGAFFLGPRSKKFNPDGSSNAIPGHDLTLVVVGTLLLAFGWFGFNAGSTCAATDLRISVVAVNTFIAAAAGATIVIFISYAYFGFSDIGLACNGALGGLVAITGPCAFVAPWAAVVIGLLAGLVMWGTVIFVESKLKIDDPLGAVAVHGANGIWGMLALGIFADGTYGGVNGLITGSGAQLLAQAIGVAVAMGWALGIGSILFFVLKVTMGLRVSELIEHEGVDIHLHGSPCYPAQEEITSQVGPVIEQEIETRETALLEESLAKDASREKIYSEKLGRWIYAKLKQE
- a CDS encoding metallophosphoesterase gives rise to the protein MKFAIFSDIHSNLEALAAVFLDILNTNEKIDTFLIPGDIVGYGANPNEWCTIINFLKNGKASYMIYDTVLKKICLKRSAYNTEATKAKILKAKLPTDLANRLVKGN
- a CDS encoding protein kinase, which produces MYRIKDYTFKSFKTIANLHKSNYAVLENETSLGIKYCPHMSFDGEFRILHQLDQKQIPKVYDYGQGTMYKDKEVVLTQYFIVLDHTSDIDLVGYFQEKMAEDFSSQIKNIIECYISVCDPLDYLHSKNLIHCDIKPGHIMIDPDTNTTYLIDFELAIRKADIIKGISMDYASPEQIDLLHNLRNQPENIPLEAISFFLSLDDKTDIYSTGAVMYETLTKQKWKDSKIPPRDINRLIPQKLEDVIMASLEEDPSNRIATAKQLKQSLQNLL